A single window of Spirochaetota bacterium DNA harbors:
- a CDS encoding DEAD/DEAH box helicase, whose translation MERTTEKTTGAAAKGAREKRTDAERSQWLYYTRHPLTDAYRDNLYRDRYRLTIQLSVKEGTPSQLGVALKLHEDAAGWEARVNDLEHFLFSTVLGEEQDIGDAKRIIEIEDLTALDARIVRFLDGVFRAGSHRAESYRLWLTDTRAADLIRLIREHRNTMLDGKPALVSDDVLSPSISGTDEADGSLVVTPGLSPVEESAEAIPVDQRILTFGALCPFVLAGRIFHLTEPSYPKFITDYFSTPCVIPASYRADFHARVVPAIKKQYRLTLPDHADAPAAFPVSPLVFLDYDGTSVHATIKFKYGKTIIEPYVSRAKEPPEVKHIYRDKEKEEFFCATLARYLERDGEYTFSTKDDERIFTLSYRMLPLLQEKGWTFFYSEAFKSLRVNVKPPKLSVSITKDIDFFEVNFSLDGVKELQDISSLIQNVRAGKEYIRLQSGSFVPVDKEVLSYIATLMNNASLAPGSGSSYLLPLFNAPHFVEELEKHSGVALDVAPKAKESIGDIRSSEYDESPPDGITGTFRPYQLAGYQWLRKLSAMKLSGILADDMGLGKSFQTIASILKEKQSGASAPSLIVCPTSCVLNWLMELKKFAPSLTASVIQGTTERREKRIRNLSHTDVGITSYASIRRDVSRYEGMKLTYVILDEAQHIKNANTQNAKAAKAIASEKRLVLTGTPMENSVSELWSIFDFLMPGFFPRHSEFVTQYEAPILSENNTEALGALKRKIAPFILRRLKKDVLPDLPPKLTSVAYCDLTKDQKELYLSILDAARIEIFDAVKKKGFQNAKIEIFSALTRLRQVSCHPLLLDISKRGASHTSGKFKLFMELIDEVLDGGHRVIVFSQFTKMLKIIREALIRRSIGHLYLDGATQNRMELVNRFNAGEVPVFLLSLRAAGTGLTLTAADTVMHFDPWWNPMVEDQATDRAYRIGQTRTVTTYKLVTKGTIEEKILLLQDKKRTLIDSVIDKGGGAGKLSWDDVKSLLG comes from the coding sequence CGACGCCTATCGCGACAATCTCTATCGCGATCGCTATCGGCTGACGATACAGCTCTCGGTGAAGGAGGGCACGCCCTCGCAGCTGGGCGTGGCGTTGAAGCTGCACGAAGATGCCGCCGGATGGGAAGCGCGCGTGAACGATCTTGAGCATTTCCTCTTCTCGACGGTACTCGGCGAAGAGCAGGATATCGGCGATGCCAAACGCATCATCGAGATCGAGGACCTTACCGCGCTCGATGCGCGCATCGTACGTTTTCTCGACGGCGTGTTCCGTGCCGGCTCGCATCGCGCGGAGTCGTATCGCCTCTGGCTCACCGATACACGGGCGGCCGATCTCATCCGGCTCATCCGCGAACACCGTAACACCATGCTCGACGGGAAGCCCGCGCTGGTCAGCGACGATGTGCTTTCGCCTTCCATCAGCGGCACCGACGAAGCGGACGGATCGCTTGTCGTCACACCGGGACTTTCCCCCGTCGAAGAATCGGCCGAGGCCATTCCCGTCGACCAGCGGATACTGACGTTCGGTGCGCTCTGCCCGTTCGTGCTCGCGGGGCGCATATTCCATCTTACCGAACCCTCGTACCCGAAATTCATCACCGACTACTTCTCGACACCGTGCGTCATCCCCGCGTCCTATCGCGCGGATTTCCATGCACGCGTCGTACCCGCGATAAAAAAGCAGTACCGCCTCACCCTCCCCGACCATGCCGACGCCCCCGCCGCGTTCCCGGTGAGCCCGCTCGTTTTCCTCGACTACGATGGGACATCGGTACATGCGACGATAAAATTCAAATACGGCAAGACCATCATCGAGCCGTACGTATCGCGCGCGAAGGAACCGCCGGAAGTGAAGCATATCTACCGCGACAAGGAAAAAGAAGAATTTTTCTGCGCCACGCTCGCTCGTTATCTCGAACGCGACGGCGAGTACACATTCTCCACCAAGGACGATGAAAGGATATTCACCTTAAGCTACCGCATGCTGCCGCTCCTCCAGGAGAAGGGATGGACGTTCTTCTACAGCGAAGCGTTCAAAAGCCTTCGGGTGAACGTGAAGCCGCCGAAACTGTCGGTGAGCATCACGAAGGATATCGATTTTTTCGAAGTGAACTTCTCGCTCGACGGCGTAAAGGAACTGCAGGACATATCATCGCTGATACAGAACGTTCGCGCGGGAAAGGAATACATTCGCCTGCAGAGCGGGTCGTTCGTACCGGTGGATAAGGAAGTACTCTCCTACATCGCCACGCTTATGAACAATGCATCCCTCGCCCCCGGGAGCGGAAGCTCGTATCTTCTGCCGCTCTTTAATGCGCCGCATTTCGTCGAGGAGCTTGAGAAACATTCCGGCGTCGCCCTCGATGTTGCCCCCAAGGCGAAGGAATCGATAGGCGATATCCGCTCGAGCGAGTACGATGAATCGCCCCCCGACGGTATTACCGGCACGTTCCGCCCGTATCAGCTGGCCGGGTATCAGTGGCTGCGCAAGCTCTCCGCAATGAAGCTTTCCGGCATACTCGCGGACGATATGGGTCTCGGGAAAAGCTTTCAGACGATAGCGTCCATCCTGAAAGAGAAGCAATCGGGTGCGAGCGCGCCGAGCCTCATCGTCTGCCCGACATCATGCGTGCTCAACTGGCTCATGGAGTTGAAGAAGTTCGCGCCGTCGCTCACGGCGAGCGTCATTCAGGGCACGACGGAACGACGCGAGAAGCGCATCCGCAACCTGTCGCACACGGATGTGGGCATAACCTCCTACGCGAGCATACGCCGCGATGTATCGCGCTACGAGGGCATGAAGCTCACGTATGTAATACTCGATGAAGCGCAGCATATCAAGAACGCCAACACGCAGAACGCGAAAGCGGCGAAAGCGATAGCATCGGAAAAGCGACTGGTCCTCACCGGCACGCCCATGGAGAACAGCGTGAGCGAGCTCTGGTCGATATTCGATTTTCTCATGCCGGGATTCTTCCCGCGCCACAGCGAATTCGTCACCCAGTACGAAGCGCCGATACTGAGCGAGAACAACACTGAGGCGCTTGGTGCCTTGAAGCGCAAGATCGCCCCGTTCATACTGCGCCGGCTCAAGAAGGACGTGCTCCCCGATCTCCCGCCGAAGCTCACGAGCGTCGCCTACTGCGATCTGACGAAGGACCAGAAAGAGCTCTATCTATCCATATTGGATGCGGCACGCATAGAGATATTCGATGCGGTGAAGAAGAAGGGTTTTCAGAACGCAAAAATAGAGATATTCTCCGCGCTCACGCGCCTGCGTCAGGTATCCTGTCATCCCCTCCTTCTGGATATATCGAAACGCGGGGCATCGCATACGAGCGGGAAATTCAAGCTCTTCATGGAGCTCATCGACGAAGTGCTCGACGGCGGACACCGCGTCATCGTCTTCAGTCAGTTCACGAAAATGTTGAAGATAATACGCGAGGCGCTCATACGCCGCTCCATCGGCCATCTCTATCTCGACGGGGCCACACAGAACAGGATGGAACTTGTCAACCGCTTCAATGCGGGCGAAGTGCCGGTATTCCTCTTGAGCCTCCGCGCAGCGGGGACCGGCCTTACGCTCACCGCGGCGGACACCGTCATGCATTTTGATCCCTGGTGGAACCCCATGGTGGAAGATCAGGCAACCGACCGCGCCTACCGAATCGGACAGACGCGGACGGTAACGACGTATAAGCTCGTCACTAAAGGGACTATCGAGGAAAAGATACTGCTGCTGCAGGACAAGAAGCGCACGCTCATCGACAGCGTCATCGATAAGGGCGGCGGCGCGGGTAAACTGAGCTGGGATGATGTGAAGTCGCTGCTGGGGTGA